A genomic stretch from Sphingobacterium sp. ML3W includes:
- a CDS encoding family 78 glycoside hydrolase catalytic domain, with protein sequence MNRHLLNLFYCIFLCFFYGQPSWAAEKSGASIFPDQLTCEYRTNPLGVDQRQPRLGWLPQATNNNAYGQRQRAYRILVGTDSAALVRQKGESWDSGWMQSSDTQHIRYQGKPLTSDRVYFWCVAVQDERGRISAYSPIAKWTSGLFDEKDWTSSWIGTGDTYDPRAKDCNLDDPWFRKTITLKETVADARIYVASVGFHELYVNGKKIGNSILTPAVTDHSKRARYVTYDIAPYLRRGQNTIAFWLGTGWSIYAPYATADKPRSPILRAQAQLYDTGGKQFALISTDKSWKTHPSPNKLLGNWSPNNFGGELFDANKDIPNWNSSEFSDKSWQQAQEFQPKLVLSAQAVEDNVLFKEIRPVAIASLPNGDYRVDMGVNFAGWTEIEVKGSPGKRIDFLYSERSQEEMTFKNRSAYILGPTGRGTFRNRFNYSSGRWITIRGAKEKPALTAIKGWAIRTGFAPVTEFSCSDSLQNWIYERILWTYSNLSLGGMIVDCPQRERMGYGGDAHATSETGMANFNMAAFYEKWMQDWRDVQGTESMVGDMNDPSWARKNETSGRIFNNGILPHTAPTYWGGGGPAWGGIVVILPWNHYQHYGDLSILKNNFNLIKTWIAYIDTHVHDHILQPYGGTWDFLGDWLWPNATAEGMNNNKAENICFNNLYRLYNLRAAVRIALAIGEKEQAQVWQKQAELATYAINSLFYNTQTQLYADGSMANQALALLSEVAKAEDREKIIAQLAQDILVKHQGHIHAGITGGALLFKYLRSVGRHDLLYSMLKQETYPSWGYMKANGATTIWEMWEKDLQGHSLLHSSFLYPGAWYIDGLAGIKPLSPGYRSFVIQVPRSQDVPISWVKTAFRAPSGLIKIHWQRDAGKLQLETVVPPNTVAILKVPKEDHIQLLPDEKKIRPLAVEENYRVFELQPGVYRF encoded by the coding sequence TTGGGCCGCTGAAAAATCCGGCGCATCCATTTTTCCCGATCAATTGACCTGTGAATACCGGACAAACCCGCTGGGCGTAGATCAAAGGCAACCTCGGCTGGGTTGGCTGCCGCAGGCAACCAATAACAATGCGTATGGACAAAGGCAACGCGCTTACCGGATTCTCGTCGGTACAGACTCTGCTGCATTAGTCCGCCAAAAAGGGGAAAGCTGGGATTCGGGTTGGATGCAATCATCCGATACGCAACATATCCGGTATCAGGGTAAACCGCTGACTTCAGACCGGGTCTATTTCTGGTGTGTTGCTGTTCAGGATGAACGGGGTCGGATATCCGCTTATAGCCCGATCGCAAAATGGACAAGCGGACTATTTGACGAAAAGGACTGGACTTCCAGCTGGATTGGAACAGGGGATACCTATGACCCGAGGGCGAAAGACTGTAACCTGGATGATCCCTGGTTCCGGAAAACGATCACACTAAAGGAGACCGTTGCGGATGCCCGGATCTATGTTGCTTCGGTCGGATTTCACGAACTCTATGTCAATGGGAAAAAAATTGGAAACTCGATATTAACACCCGCAGTAACAGACCATAGCAAACGGGCCCGTTATGTCACGTATGACATTGCACCGTATCTGCGCCGGGGGCAGAATACAATCGCATTTTGGCTGGGTACAGGCTGGTCCATCTATGCACCTTATGCAACAGCCGATAAACCCCGAAGCCCCATTCTTCGTGCACAGGCTCAGCTTTATGATACAGGTGGAAAACAATTCGCGCTGATCTCAACGGATAAAAGCTGGAAAACACATCCAAGTCCCAACAAGCTCTTAGGCAATTGGTCTCCGAATAATTTTGGTGGCGAATTGTTCGACGCGAACAAGGATATTCCCAATTGGAATTCGTCGGAATTTTCGGATAAATCCTGGCAGCAGGCGCAGGAATTTCAGCCTAAACTTGTTTTGTCTGCGCAGGCTGTGGAAGATAATGTTCTTTTTAAAGAAATCCGTCCAGTAGCTATAGCATCCCTGCCAAATGGTGATTATCGGGTTGATATGGGCGTTAATTTTGCGGGCTGGACTGAGATTGAAGTAAAAGGCAGTCCAGGTAAGCGGATTGATTTCCTCTATTCCGAACGATCGCAGGAGGAGATGACCTTTAAAAATCGGAGTGCCTATATCCTGGGGCCGACAGGGCGGGGTACGTTCAGAAACAGGTTCAACTATAGTTCGGGGAGATGGATTACAATTCGGGGGGCAAAGGAAAAGCCGGCCCTCACTGCCATAAAAGGTTGGGCCATCCGCACCGGATTTGCGCCAGTGACTGAATTTAGCTGTTCTGACAGTTTACAGAACTGGATCTATGAGCGTATCTTATGGACCTACAGCAATCTTTCCCTGGGGGGAATGATCGTCGATTGCCCACAACGCGAACGTATGGGCTATGGGGGCGATGCTCATGCGACCTCAGAAACAGGAATGGCCAATTTCAATATGGCGGCATTCTATGAAAAATGGATGCAGGACTGGCGCGATGTGCAGGGCACAGAGTCTATGGTGGGCGATATGAACGATCCATCCTGGGCCCGAAAGAATGAAACGAGTGGCCGTATATTCAATAATGGTATACTGCCGCATACAGCCCCTACGTATTGGGGTGGTGGTGGTCCGGCCTGGGGCGGGATTGTCGTTATTCTCCCTTGGAACCATTATCAGCACTATGGTGACCTGAGTATATTAAAAAACAATTTCAATCTGATCAAGACCTGGATCGCGTACATAGATACCCATGTCCATGATCATATCCTCCAACCCTATGGTGGTACCTGGGACTTTTTGGGGGATTGGCTGTGGCCAAATGCGACCGCGGAGGGGATGAATAACAACAAAGCTGAAAACATTTGTTTCAATAATCTATATAGGTTATACAACCTGCGGGCAGCGGTCCGGATTGCTTTGGCGATCGGCGAAAAGGAGCAGGCGCAGGTATGGCAAAAACAGGCGGAGCTAGCAACGTATGCCATTAATAGCTTATTTTACAATACACAAACGCAGTTGTATGCTGATGGCTCCATGGCCAATCAGGCGCTAGCGCTGTTGTCAGAAGTTGCCAAAGCGGAGGACAGGGAAAAAATTATTGCACAATTGGCACAGGATATCTTGGTCAAACATCAGGGGCATATCCATGCTGGTATCACTGGCGGAGCATTACTGTTCAAGTACTTGCGGTCTGTCGGTCGTCATGATCTGCTCTATAGCATGCTGAAACAGGAAACCTACCCCAGCTGGGGATATATGAAGGCTAATGGAGCCACAACAATATGGGAAATGTGGGAAAAAGATCTTCAGGGACATTCGCTCCTCCATAGTTCATTTTTATATCCTGGCGCATGGTATATCGATGGGCTTGCCGGGATAAAACCATTGAGCCCGGGGTATCGCTCATTTGTCATACAGGTGCCGAGAAGCCAGGATGTGCCTATCAGCTGGGTGAAGACAGCCTTTAGGGCTCCGAGTGGTTTGATCAAGATTCACTGGCAAAGGGATGCGGGCAAGCTGCAGCTGGAGACAGTTGTTCCGCCCAATACGGTAGCCATCCTAAAGGTTCCAAAGGAAGATCATATACAGCTGCTGCCGGATGAAAAAAAGATCCGACCGCTTGCGGTAGAAGAGAATTATCGGGTCTTTGAATTGCAGCCTGGCGTATACCGTTTTTAA
- a CDS encoding carboxypeptidase regulatory-like domain-containing protein: MKLTTFMTLFGMLQISFGAIGQNISLSEKKSSLAKVFKKISTQTGYGFLVEGSLLKMSRPVTIETRNTDINSVLAEIFKNQPLTFVLKDQSVIVSAKTTAAIPVSLSRNTDKIGTQQQGNISGRITNENGEALVDASITVLQTRQSLKSKADGSYTLNLPAGTYTIEVSYISHQTKRITDIVVHAGKQTNLSIVLKDVVKSLEQVVVTGSYKQESIASLYTKQKNAATISNGISREQIAVLPDKNVGETLKRISGVSTNDNRRVVIRGIAERYNLAMMDGATLPSTDVQVRDFEFDIVPSNLIDNVVIHKTSSPDLSFGFGGGLVKINTLAIPVKNFTSFSVGSKYINGSTGKDFMGYGRGSWDYLAFDDGTRGNFPRDLTVFNGINYDPANPYKPVPEGVTPFTPEMIAAQNKRIGGLERLGTRKYTALPGQNYQFSLGRSYNTMKGIFGFVGSLSYRNEQSIDNISNFERGNWQKVEGTTYDISTGKEIHPTTSMQYNFNSSLSGLINLGWNSKNHKITSRNFYSRMFNNQFSVIQGWGNDIGHDSRPAIREYDRPKFINMLQNRLDGEHRFGDFKLEWNIARNRLNNLEKDATEAWLAPIGTLNDTIYNIIPSHYANAGDGTFTRSEYHYTETNKIAEGALSYQTNWFGQKQTLKAGYQFMDRHGLFEWVSLPIVSVGANTFAPVNTWSKYLEFQDPLHGMFYYPAAFSISAYEGKNINQAVYGMMDNRFNSWIRLTWGLRAEYFKYKSLQNGDNDLQMDARTIAMRKQRFVDPATGKLVGMTADPETEEKTWRYLPSASLTLTPLQDFNIRMAYSQSVVRPALIENSRMVRQDPALGGAYRRNEGVLSTVINNYDMRLEWYPSIAEVISIGFFYKYFQNPIELYQQMMDSSHRIYVTTNNSEWAKVKGLEFDIRKNLGFMLPGSLLENFNFSGNVTLQRSEVQSAEFRSKGIGTDKYGNTFEYREKQFLKSKRPLYGQIPVVYNAALQYAGDRLGANVAFNHMGYKTFMTAMSEDLIEYERPRNQLDAQLSYKLLKNKNLDVKLNLSNLLNSPFRFYVNRPETFKVQDRWKGLSNSEWPTQEWDEIYEWKFGFSQKYEEGYYETSADGTKKTRVGDKETFNRKVGSSFSLSIGYTF, from the coding sequence ATGAAGCTAACCACCTTCATGACACTTTTTGGCATGCTACAGATCAGCTTTGGGGCGATTGGACAAAACATCAGTCTCTCCGAGAAGAAAAGCTCCCTGGCCAAAGTATTCAAAAAAATAAGTACGCAGACAGGTTATGGATTTTTAGTAGAAGGCAGCCTTCTTAAAATGTCCAGACCGGTCACGATAGAAACCCGCAACACCGATATAAATAGTGTACTGGCAGAAATTTTCAAAAATCAACCGCTGACCTTTGTGCTGAAAGACCAATCCGTGATCGTTTCGGCAAAAACAACAGCAGCTATCCCCGTTTCATTATCCCGGAACACAGACAAAATCGGGACGCAACAACAGGGGAACATCAGCGGAAGAATTACAAATGAAAATGGTGAAGCGCTCGTAGATGCAAGTATCACTGTGCTCCAAACCCGTCAATCATTAAAGAGTAAAGCCGATGGAAGCTATACGTTGAACCTCCCAGCCGGAACCTATACGATTGAGGTCAGCTACATTTCCCATCAGACAAAAAGGATCACCGACATCGTTGTCCATGCCGGGAAGCAGACCAACCTAAGCATCGTTTTAAAGGATGTGGTCAAAAGCCTAGAGCAGGTTGTTGTCACGGGAAGTTATAAACAGGAAAGTATTGCTTCCCTATATACCAAACAAAAAAATGCAGCGACAATCTCCAACGGAATCAGTCGCGAGCAAATAGCCGTTTTACCGGACAAAAACGTTGGTGAGACCTTAAAACGCATCTCTGGTGTCAGTACCAATGACAACCGCCGGGTCGTTATCCGGGGTATTGCCGAACGGTATAACCTAGCCATGATGGATGGAGCTACCCTCCCGAGTACCGACGTGCAGGTAAGGGACTTCGAATTTGATATTGTACCGAGCAACCTGATCGACAATGTCGTTATCCACAAGACTTCATCGCCAGATCTGAGCTTTGGTTTTGGTGGTGGACTGGTCAAGATCAATACCCTGGCCATTCCAGTCAAAAACTTCACCTCCTTTTCGGTAGGAAGCAAGTATATCAATGGGTCAACGGGCAAAGATTTCATGGGCTATGGCCGCGGCAGCTGGGACTACCTGGCATTTGACGATGGCACACGGGGCAATTTTCCAAGGGATTTAACCGTATTCAACGGTATCAATTATGACCCTGCCAACCCTTACAAACCGGTGCCTGAAGGAGTGACGCCTTTTACACCCGAAATGATCGCTGCACAAAACAAACGCATCGGCGGATTAGAACGTTTGGGTACACGAAAATATACCGCGCTACCCGGACAAAACTATCAGTTCAGCCTGGGGCGGAGTTACAATACGATGAAAGGTATCTTTGGATTTGTAGGCTCGCTCAGCTATCGAAATGAACAATCTATTGATAACATTTCAAATTTTGAACGCGGCAACTGGCAAAAAGTCGAGGGGACAACCTACGATATAAGCACTGGAAAAGAAATCCATCCGACGACCTCGATGCAGTACAACTTTAATTCGAGCTTAAGCGGATTGATCAACCTGGGCTGGAACAGCAAAAATCACAAAATAACCTCCCGCAACTTTTATTCCCGCATGTTCAACAACCAGTTTTCAGTGATCCAGGGCTGGGGAAATGATATTGGCCACGATTCGAGGCCTGCCATCCGGGAGTATGACCGCCCCAAATTCATCAATATGCTTCAGAACAGGCTGGATGGGGAGCATCGCTTTGGCGATTTTAAGCTAGAATGGAATATTGCCCGCAATCGTCTGAACAACCTCGAGAAAGATGCTACCGAAGCCTGGCTCGCCCCGATCGGTACATTAAATGATACCATTTACAATATTATCCCTTCACACTATGCCAATGCCGGTGACGGGACATTTACACGCTCCGAATACCATTATACGGAGACCAACAAAATTGCCGAGGGCGCATTGAGCTACCAGACGAACTGGTTCGGGCAAAAGCAAACCCTGAAAGCCGGCTATCAATTTATGGATCGGCATGGGCTATTCGAATGGGTCTCCCTGCCGATCGTTTCGGTCGGTGCAAACACCTTTGCCCCTGTAAATACCTGGTCGAAATACCTGGAGTTTCAGGACCCTTTGCATGGGATGTTCTATTATCCCGCTGCATTCTCCATCAGTGCCTATGAAGGGAAAAATATCAATCAGGCTGTCTATGGAATGATGGACAACAGGTTCAATTCCTGGATTCGACTGACCTGGGGATTACGTGCCGAATACTTCAAGTATAAAAGTTTGCAAAACGGCGATAATGACCTGCAGATGGATGCACGCACCATTGCCATGCGTAAGCAACGCTTTGTCGATCCAGCTACCGGAAAACTGGTGGGCATGACAGCAGATCCCGAAACCGAAGAGAAAACCTGGCGTTACCTTCCATCGGCGAGCTTGACATTGACGCCATTACAGGATTTCAATATCCGGATGGCCTATTCGCAGTCGGTGGTCCGTCCCGCGTTGATTGAAAACTCCAGAATGGTGCGACAGGATCCGGCACTGGGTGGTGCTTACCGCAGAAATGAAGGCGTCCTGTCTACCGTAATTAACAACTATGATATGCGCCTGGAATGGTATCCTTCCATTGCGGAAGTCATTTCAATTGGATTTTTCTATAAATATTTCCAGAACCCAATCGAGTTGTACCAGCAGATGATGGATTCCTCGCACCGCATCTATGTAACGACCAATAACTCGGAATGGGCCAAAGTAAAGGGACTGGAGTTTGATATCCGCAAAAACTTAGGATTTATGCTTCCGGGCTCCCTGTTGGAGAATTTTAACTTTAGTGGAAACGTCACACTTCAACGCTCAGAAGTACAATCGGCCGAGTTCAGGTCCAAAGGCATAGGCACCGATAAATATGGAAATACCTTTGAATACCGGGAAAAACAATTCCTGAAAAGTAAGCGCCCGCTCTATGGACAGATACCTGTAGTCTATAATGCGGCATTACAATATGCCGGAGACCGCTTAGGTGCTAACGTAGCCTTCAATCATATGGGGTACAAAACCTTTATGACTGCCATGAGCGAAGACCTTATCGAATACGAGCGCCCTCGGAATCAGCTAGATGCACAGCTGAGCTACAAATTATTGAAAAATAAAAATCTGGATGTCAAACTCAACCTGAGCAATCTATTGAACAGTCCATTCCGTTTTTATGTGAACAGACCCGAAACGTTCAAAGTGCAAGATCGATGGAAAGGCTTGTCAAACTCCGAGTGGCCGACACAAGAGTGGGATGAGATCTACGAATGGAAGTTTGGATTTTCTCAAAAATATGAGGAAGGTTACTACGAGACCTCTGCCGATGGAACCAAAAAGACACGCGTAGGTGATAAAGAAACCTTCAACCGGAAAGTGGGCAGTTCCTTTAGCCTATCCATCGGATATACATTTTAA